From a region of the Streptomyces venezuelae genome:
- a CDS encoding transcriptional regulator has protein sequence MSMDFGRPPRAAENQELVEKRLQEAAAGQGLQETLTIEWRTKPMVVQVIDMPIDQVYFNPSTHRIRAQRSFDPDRDELLTADAWSEESQDYLRHLLQALPSNPGKRDGDFDDLKTSLKEYRQNEPGLITRDGILVNGNTRVAALRELGVLSVRVGVLPETCTWSDINSVELSLQLRHDTRRPYSYINRLLTIEEQVGNGRPLADIAKEFRIRPETAKQDQWVLTTLRDLVNRSNTGAVQLKLMDFEDQQEKLRELHGAFVKESKQNPGQADLLKENKLALIVLEFSKTDVRLADVDFRARYLHRHLPEQLKQPPAAPVARVIPGLNRSVGAESPQVAAAKAFTNVLLQAKAVEKAPGAVPREQADEAAAIWKQAKDAVEEALVPAGKDARVRKRKQAAPDRLHDAVQDIDQCVTDLALARASRSLDEESLDEAVLALKASLLKLARETSRSVEEPGDGVAWLLAAMRQGAE, from the coding sequence GTGAGCATGGACTTTGGCCGACCGCCCCGTGCCGCTGAGAACCAGGAACTGGTTGAGAAGCGGCTGCAGGAGGCTGCCGCTGGCCAGGGGCTTCAAGAGACTCTGACCATTGAGTGGCGGACCAAGCCGATGGTCGTCCAGGTCATCGACATGCCCATCGATCAGGTGTACTTCAACCCTTCTACGCACCGGATCCGGGCGCAGCGCAGCTTCGACCCTGACCGTGACGAGCTGCTTACGGCTGATGCATGGAGTGAGGAAAGCCAGGACTACCTCCGCCACCTGCTGCAGGCACTGCCTTCGAACCCGGGCAAGCGTGACGGTGACTTCGACGACCTTAAAACCAGCCTTAAGGAGTACCGTCAGAACGAGCCGGGTCTCATCACCCGGGACGGAATCCTAGTCAACGGCAACACCCGTGTGGCAGCCCTCCGTGAACTCGGCGTGCTCAGCGTCCGCGTAGGAGTATTGCCCGAGACCTGTACATGGTCCGACATCAATTCGGTCGAGCTCTCGCTGCAGCTTCGGCATGACACCCGCCGGCCGTACTCCTACATCAACCGGCTTCTCACGATTGAAGAGCAAGTCGGCAATGGCAGGCCGCTCGCGGACATTGCGAAGGAGTTCCGGATCAGGCCCGAAACGGCCAAGCAGGACCAGTGGGTGCTGACCACGCTGAGGGATTTGGTGAACCGCTCCAATACGGGGGCAGTTCAGCTCAAGCTGATGGACTTTGAGGATCAGCAGGAGAAGCTGCGCGAGCTGCACGGGGCCTTTGTCAAGGAGTCCAAGCAGAACCCGGGGCAGGCTGACCTGCTAAAGGAGAACAAGCTCGCTCTGATCGTCCTCGAATTCTCCAAGACGGACGTCCGGCTCGCCGACGTGGACTTCAGGGCGCGCTACCTGCACCGTCACCTTCCGGAGCAGCTGAAGCAGCCCCCAGCGGCACCCGTTGCGCGCGTCATCCCGGGCCTGAACCGGAGTGTGGGAGCCGAGAGTCCCCAGGTTGCCGCCGCCAAGGCATTCACCAACGTGCTACTGCAGGCCAAAGCTGTGGAGAAGGCTCCCGGGGCAGTGCCCCGGGAGCAGGCAGACGAAGCGGCCGCCATCTGGAAGCAGGCCAAGGACGCGGTTGAGGAGGCACTCGTGCCGGCGGGCAAGGACGCCCGGGTGCGCAAGCGCAAGCAGGCGGCCCCGGACCGGCTGCATGATGCCGTCCAGGACATTGACCAGTGTGTTACGGACCTGGCGCTGGCCCGCGCCTCGCGCAGTCTGGACGAGGAGAGCCTCGACGAGGCGGTACTGGCCTTGAAGGCGAGCCTGCTCAAACTGGCACGGGAGACCTCGCGCAGTGTTGAGGAACCCGGTGACGGGGTGGCGTGGCTGCTTGCCGCGATGCGGCAGGGG